A part of Prionailurus viverrinus isolate Anna chromosome E1, UM_Priviv_1.0, whole genome shotgun sequence genomic DNA contains:
- the CHRNE gene encoding acetylcholine receptor subunit epsilon isoform X2, translated as MAGALLGALLLLELLGGGDGKNEELRLYHHLFDNYDPERRPVKEPEDTVTITLKVTLTNLISLNEKEETLTTSVWIGIDWQDYRLNFSKDDFGGIETLRVPSELVWLPEIVLENNIDGQFGVAYDANVLVYEGGYLSWLPPAIYRSSCAVEVTYFPFDWQNCSLVFRSQTYNAREVEFVFAVDDEGETISNIDIDTEAYTENGEWAIDFCPGLIHHHGGTADDPGGIDVIYTLIIRRKPLFYTINIIVPCVLISGLVLLAYFLPAQAGGQKCTVSINVLLAQTVFLFLIAQKTPETSLSVPMLGRYLIFVMVVATIIVMNCVIVLNLSLRTPTTHAASPRLRHVLLELLPRLLGSGAPPEPPRAASPPRRASSVGLLLRAEELILKKPRSELVFEGQRHRHGPWTGERGGLRAGRRGRPRRGGLPSDHHPPPRPGVPTSRPLPEPGRRRPRGPLLRGRRELRGREHARPGGLRRGGVRLGTHGEGPRQHLLLGRPGALRRGVQPHLSGGLLQSSARAALPAVYVDGSSTASGRKPGVKNPSCGRYRSGILSQCR; from the exons ATGGCGGGGGCTCTGCTGGGTGCCCTGCTCCTCCTGGAGCTCCTCG GTGGAGGTGACGGCAAGAACGAAGAGCTACGTCTCTACCACCATCTTTTCGACAACTATGACCCAGAACGCCGGCCGGTGAAGGAGCCTGAAGACACTGTCACCATCACCCTCAAGGTCACCCTGACCAACCTGATCTCACTA AACGAGAAAGAGGAGACCCTCACCACCAGCGTCTGGATTGGAATC GACTGGCAGGATTACAGACTCAACTTCAGTAAGGACGACTTCGGGGGCATAGAAACCTTGCGGGTCCCTTCGGAGCTCGTGTGGCTGCCTGAGATCGTGCTGGAAAACAA CATCGACGGCCAGTTCGGCGTGGCCTACGACGCCAACGTGCTGGTCTACGAGGGCGGCTACCTGAGCTGGCTGCCCCCGGCCATCTACCGCAGCAGCTGCGCCGTGGAGGTCACCTACTTCCCCTTCGACTGGCAGAACTGCTCGCTCGTCTTCCG CTCGCAGACGTACAACGCCCGAGAGGTGGAGTTCGTCTTCGCCGTGGATGACGAGGGCGAGACCATCAGCAACATCGACATCGACACCGAGGCCTACACTG AGAACGGCGAATGGGCCATCGATTTCTGCCCCGGACTGATCCATCACCACGGGGGCACCGCGGACGACCCGGGGGGCATTGACGTCATCTACACGCTCATCATCCGCCGGAAGCCACTCTTCTACACAATCAACATCATCGTGCCCTGCGTGCTCATCTCGGGTCTGGTGCTGCTCGCCTACTTCCTGCCGGCGCAGG CCGGCGGCCAGAAGTGCACCGTATCCATCAACGTCCTGCTGGCGCAGACCGTCTTCTTGTTCCTGATCGCCCAGAAAACCCCCGAGACGTCGCTGAGCGTGCCGATGCTGGGCAG GTACCTCATCTTCGTCATGGTGGTCGCCACGATCATCGTCATGAATTGCGTCATCGTGCTCAACTTGTCACTGCGGACGCCCACCACGCACGCCGCGTCTCCGCGGCTGCGCCAC GTCCTGCTTGAGCTGCTGCCTCGCCTCCTGGGCTCCGGCGCGCCGCCCGAGCCCCCCCGGGCCGCCTCCCCGCCCCGGCGCGCGTCGTCGGTGGGCCTGCTGCTCCGCGCCGAGGAGCTGATACTGAAAAAGCCGCGGAGCGAGCTCGTGTTTGAGGGGCAGAGGCACCGGCATGGGCCCTGGACCGGTGAGCGGGGAGGACTCCGGGCGGGTCGGCGCGGGCGCCCGCGGCGGGGCGGGCTTCCCAGtgaccaccacccccctccccgcccgggCGTCCCCACCAGCCGCCCTCTGCCAGAGCCTGGGCGCCGCCGCCCCCGAGGTCCGCTGCTGCGTGGACGCCGTGAACTTCGTGGCCGAGAGCACGCGAGACCAGGAGGCCTCCGGCGAG GAGGTGTCCGACTGGGTACGCATGGGGAAGGCCCTCGACAACATCTGCTTCTGGGCCGCCCTGGTGCTCTTCGGCGTGGGGTCCAGCCTCATCTTTCTGGGGGGCTACTTCAATCAAGTGCCCGAGCTGCCCTACCCGCCGTGTATGTAGACGGCTCTTCCACCGCCTCCGGGAGGAAACCGGGCGTGAAAAATCCAAGTTGCGGTCGCTACCGTAGTGGGATTCTTTCCCAATGCCGATAA
- the CHRNE gene encoding acetylcholine receptor subunit epsilon isoform X4 translates to MAGALLGALLLLELLGGGDGKNEELRLYHHLFDNYDPERRPVKEPEDTVTITLKVTLTNLISLNEKEETLTTSVWIGIDWQDYRLNFSKDDFGGIETLRVPSELVWLPEIVLENNIDGQFGVAYDANVLVYEGGYLSWLPPAIYRSSCAVEVTYFPFDWQNCSLVFRSQTYNAREVEFVFAVDDEGETISNIDIDTEAYTENGEWAIDFCPGLIHHHGGTADDPGGIDVIYTLIIRRKPLFYTINIIVPCVLISGLVLLAYFLPAQAGGQKCTVSINVLLAQTVFLFLIAQKTPETSLSVPMLGRYLIFVMVVATIIVMNCVIVLNLSLRTPTTHAASPRLRHVLLELLPRLLGSGAPPEPPRAASPPRRASSVGLLLRAEELILKKPRSELVFEGQRHRHGPWTAALCQSLGAAAPEVRCCVDAVNFVAESTRDQEASGEVRQAREVGAGAGSGEAPSRPQPVPAPSPGGVRLGTHGEGPRQHLLLGRPGALRRGVQPHLSGGLLQSSARAALPAVYVDGSSTASGRKPGVKNPSCGRYRSGILSQCR, encoded by the exons ATGGCGGGGGCTCTGCTGGGTGCCCTGCTCCTCCTGGAGCTCCTCG GTGGAGGTGACGGCAAGAACGAAGAGCTACGTCTCTACCACCATCTTTTCGACAACTATGACCCAGAACGCCGGCCGGTGAAGGAGCCTGAAGACACTGTCACCATCACCCTCAAGGTCACCCTGACCAACCTGATCTCACTA AACGAGAAAGAGGAGACCCTCACCACCAGCGTCTGGATTGGAATC GACTGGCAGGATTACAGACTCAACTTCAGTAAGGACGACTTCGGGGGCATAGAAACCTTGCGGGTCCCTTCGGAGCTCGTGTGGCTGCCTGAGATCGTGCTGGAAAACAA CATCGACGGCCAGTTCGGCGTGGCCTACGACGCCAACGTGCTGGTCTACGAGGGCGGCTACCTGAGCTGGCTGCCCCCGGCCATCTACCGCAGCAGCTGCGCCGTGGAGGTCACCTACTTCCCCTTCGACTGGCAGAACTGCTCGCTCGTCTTCCG CTCGCAGACGTACAACGCCCGAGAGGTGGAGTTCGTCTTCGCCGTGGATGACGAGGGCGAGACCATCAGCAACATCGACATCGACACCGAGGCCTACACTG AGAACGGCGAATGGGCCATCGATTTCTGCCCCGGACTGATCCATCACCACGGGGGCACCGCGGACGACCCGGGGGGCATTGACGTCATCTACACGCTCATCATCCGCCGGAAGCCACTCTTCTACACAATCAACATCATCGTGCCCTGCGTGCTCATCTCGGGTCTGGTGCTGCTCGCCTACTTCCTGCCGGCGCAGG CCGGCGGCCAGAAGTGCACCGTATCCATCAACGTCCTGCTGGCGCAGACCGTCTTCTTGTTCCTGATCGCCCAGAAAACCCCCGAGACGTCGCTGAGCGTGCCGATGCTGGGCAG GTACCTCATCTTCGTCATGGTGGTCGCCACGATCATCGTCATGAATTGCGTCATCGTGCTCAACTTGTCACTGCGGACGCCCACCACGCACGCCGCGTCTCCGCGGCTGCGCCAC GTCCTGCTTGAGCTGCTGCCTCGCCTCCTGGGCTCCGGCGCGCCGCCCGAGCCCCCCCGGGCCGCCTCCCCGCCCCGGCGCGCGTCGTCGGTGGGCCTGCTGCTCCGCGCCGAGGAGCTGATACTGAAAAAGCCGCGGAGCGAGCTCGTGTTTGAGGGGCAGAGGCACCGGCATGGGCCCTGGACCG CCGCCCTCTGCCAGAGCCTGGGCGCCGCCGCCCCCGAGGTCCGCTGCTGCGTGGACGCCGTGAACTTCGTGGCCGAGAGCACGCGAGACCAGGAGGCCTCCGGCGAGGTGCGGCAGGCACGGGAGGTCGGGGCGGGTGCTGGCTCGGGGGAGGCCCCTTCCCGGCCCCAGCCGGTGCCTGCTCCCTCCCCAGGAGGTGTCCGACTGGGTACGCATGGGGAAGGCCCTCGACAACATCTGCTTCTGGGCCGCCCTGGTGCTCTTCGGCGTGGGGTCCAGCCTCATCTTTCTGGGGGGCTACTTCAATCAAGTGCCCGAGCTGCCCTACCCGCCGTGTATGTAGACGGCTCTTCCACCGCCTCCGGGAGGAAACCGGGCGTGAAAAATCCAAGTTGCGGTCGCTACCGTAGTGGGATTCTTTCCCAATGCCGATAA
- the CHRNE gene encoding acetylcholine receptor subunit epsilon isoform X3 encodes MAGALLGALLLLELLGGGDGKNEELRLYHHLFDNYDPERRPVKEPEDTVTITLKVTLTNLISLNEKEETLTTSVWIGIDWQDYRLNFSKDDFGGIETLRVPSELVWLPEIVLENNIDGQFGVAYDANVLVYEGGYLSWLPPAIYRSSCAVEVTYFPFDWQNCSLVFRSQTYNAREVEFVFAVDDEGETISNIDIDTEAYTENGEWAIDFCPGLIHHHGGTADDPGGIDVIYTLIIRRKPLFYTINIIVPCVLISGLVLLAYFLPAQAGGQKCTVSINVLLAQTVFLFLIAQKTPETSLSVPMLGRYLIFVMVVATIIVMNCVIVLNLSLRTPTTHAASPRLRHVLLELLPRLLGSGAPPEPPRAASPPRRASSVGLLLRAEELILKKPRSELVFEGQRHRHGPWTAALCQSLGAAAPEVRCCVDAVNFVAESTRDQEASGEEVSDWVRMGKALDNICFWAALVLFGVGSSLIFLGGYFNQVPELPYPPCM; translated from the exons ATGGCGGGGGCTCTGCTGGGTGCCCTGCTCCTCCTGGAGCTCCTCG GTGGAGGTGACGGCAAGAACGAAGAGCTACGTCTCTACCACCATCTTTTCGACAACTATGACCCAGAACGCCGGCCGGTGAAGGAGCCTGAAGACACTGTCACCATCACCCTCAAGGTCACCCTGACCAACCTGATCTCACTA AACGAGAAAGAGGAGACCCTCACCACCAGCGTCTGGATTGGAATC GACTGGCAGGATTACAGACTCAACTTCAGTAAGGACGACTTCGGGGGCATAGAAACCTTGCGGGTCCCTTCGGAGCTCGTGTGGCTGCCTGAGATCGTGCTGGAAAACAA CATCGACGGCCAGTTCGGCGTGGCCTACGACGCCAACGTGCTGGTCTACGAGGGCGGCTACCTGAGCTGGCTGCCCCCGGCCATCTACCGCAGCAGCTGCGCCGTGGAGGTCACCTACTTCCCCTTCGACTGGCAGAACTGCTCGCTCGTCTTCCG CTCGCAGACGTACAACGCCCGAGAGGTGGAGTTCGTCTTCGCCGTGGATGACGAGGGCGAGACCATCAGCAACATCGACATCGACACCGAGGCCTACACTG AGAACGGCGAATGGGCCATCGATTTCTGCCCCGGACTGATCCATCACCACGGGGGCACCGCGGACGACCCGGGGGGCATTGACGTCATCTACACGCTCATCATCCGCCGGAAGCCACTCTTCTACACAATCAACATCATCGTGCCCTGCGTGCTCATCTCGGGTCTGGTGCTGCTCGCCTACTTCCTGCCGGCGCAGG CCGGCGGCCAGAAGTGCACCGTATCCATCAACGTCCTGCTGGCGCAGACCGTCTTCTTGTTCCTGATCGCCCAGAAAACCCCCGAGACGTCGCTGAGCGTGCCGATGCTGGGCAG GTACCTCATCTTCGTCATGGTGGTCGCCACGATCATCGTCATGAATTGCGTCATCGTGCTCAACTTGTCACTGCGGACGCCCACCACGCACGCCGCGTCTCCGCGGCTGCGCCAC GTCCTGCTTGAGCTGCTGCCTCGCCTCCTGGGCTCCGGCGCGCCGCCCGAGCCCCCCCGGGCCGCCTCCCCGCCCCGGCGCGCGTCGTCGGTGGGCCTGCTGCTCCGCGCCGAGGAGCTGATACTGAAAAAGCCGCGGAGCGAGCTCGTGTTTGAGGGGCAGAGGCACCGGCATGGGCCCTGGACCG CCGCCCTCTGCCAGAGCCTGGGCGCCGCCGCCCCCGAGGTCCGCTGCTGCGTGGACGCCGTGAACTTCGTGGCCGAGAGCACGCGAGACCAGGAGGCCTCCGGCGAG GAGGTGTCCGACTGGGTACGCATGGGGAAGGCCCTCGACAACATCTGCTTCTGGGCCGCCCTGGTGCTCTTCGGCGTGGGGTCCAGCCTCATCTTTCTGGGGGGCTACTTCAATCAAGTGCCCGAGCTGCCCTACCCGCCGTGTATGTAG
- the CHRNE gene encoding acetylcholine receptor subunit epsilon isoform X1, with the protein MAGALLGALLLLELLGGGDGKNEELRLYHHLFDNYDPERRPVKEPEDTVTITLKVTLTNLISLNEKEETLTTSVWIGIDWQDYRLNFSKDDFGGIETLRVPSELVWLPEIVLENNIDGQFGVAYDANVLVYEGGYLSWLPPAIYRSSCAVEVTYFPFDWQNCSLVFRSQTYNAREVEFVFAVDDEGETISNIDIDTEAYTENGEWAIDFCPGLIHHHGGTADDPGGIDVIYTLIIRRKPLFYTINIIVPCVLISGLVLLAYFLPAQAGGQKCTVSINVLLAQTVFLFLIAQKTPETSLSVPMLGRYLIFVMVVATIIVMNCVIVLNLSLRTPTTHAASPRLRHVLLELLPRLLGSGAPPEPPRAASPPRRASSVGLLLRAEELILKKPRSELVFEGQRHRHGPWTGERGGLRAGRRGRPRRGGLPSDHHPPPRPGVPTSRPLPEPGRRRPRGPLLRGRRELRGREHARPGGLRRGAAGTGGRGGCWLGGGPFPAPAGACSLPRRCPTGYAWGRPSTTSASGPPWCSSAWGPASSFWGATSIKCPSCPTRRVCRRLFHRLREETGREKSKLRSLP; encoded by the exons ATGGCGGGGGCTCTGCTGGGTGCCCTGCTCCTCCTGGAGCTCCTCG GTGGAGGTGACGGCAAGAACGAAGAGCTACGTCTCTACCACCATCTTTTCGACAACTATGACCCAGAACGCCGGCCGGTGAAGGAGCCTGAAGACACTGTCACCATCACCCTCAAGGTCACCCTGACCAACCTGATCTCACTA AACGAGAAAGAGGAGACCCTCACCACCAGCGTCTGGATTGGAATC GACTGGCAGGATTACAGACTCAACTTCAGTAAGGACGACTTCGGGGGCATAGAAACCTTGCGGGTCCCTTCGGAGCTCGTGTGGCTGCCTGAGATCGTGCTGGAAAACAA CATCGACGGCCAGTTCGGCGTGGCCTACGACGCCAACGTGCTGGTCTACGAGGGCGGCTACCTGAGCTGGCTGCCCCCGGCCATCTACCGCAGCAGCTGCGCCGTGGAGGTCACCTACTTCCCCTTCGACTGGCAGAACTGCTCGCTCGTCTTCCG CTCGCAGACGTACAACGCCCGAGAGGTGGAGTTCGTCTTCGCCGTGGATGACGAGGGCGAGACCATCAGCAACATCGACATCGACACCGAGGCCTACACTG AGAACGGCGAATGGGCCATCGATTTCTGCCCCGGACTGATCCATCACCACGGGGGCACCGCGGACGACCCGGGGGGCATTGACGTCATCTACACGCTCATCATCCGCCGGAAGCCACTCTTCTACACAATCAACATCATCGTGCCCTGCGTGCTCATCTCGGGTCTGGTGCTGCTCGCCTACTTCCTGCCGGCGCAGG CCGGCGGCCAGAAGTGCACCGTATCCATCAACGTCCTGCTGGCGCAGACCGTCTTCTTGTTCCTGATCGCCCAGAAAACCCCCGAGACGTCGCTGAGCGTGCCGATGCTGGGCAG GTACCTCATCTTCGTCATGGTGGTCGCCACGATCATCGTCATGAATTGCGTCATCGTGCTCAACTTGTCACTGCGGACGCCCACCACGCACGCCGCGTCTCCGCGGCTGCGCCAC GTCCTGCTTGAGCTGCTGCCTCGCCTCCTGGGCTCCGGCGCGCCGCCCGAGCCCCCCCGGGCCGCCTCCCCGCCCCGGCGCGCGTCGTCGGTGGGCCTGCTGCTCCGCGCCGAGGAGCTGATACTGAAAAAGCCGCGGAGCGAGCTCGTGTTTGAGGGGCAGAGGCACCGGCATGGGCCCTGGACCGGTGAGCGGGGAGGACTCCGGGCGGGTCGGCGCGGGCGCCCGCGGCGGGGCGGGCTTCCCAGtgaccaccacccccctccccgcccgggCGTCCCCACCAGCCGCCCTCTGCCAGAGCCTGGGCGCCGCCGCCCCCGAGGTCCGCTGCTGCGTGGACGCCGTGAACTTCGTGGCCGAGAGCACGCGAGACCAGGAGGCCTCCGGCGAGGTGCGGCAGGCACGGGAGGTCGGGGCGGGTGCTGGCTCGGGGGAGGCCCCTTCCCGGCCCCAGCCGGTGCCTGCTCCCTCCCCAGGAGGTGTCCGACTGGGTACGCATGGGGAAGGCCCTCGACAACATCTGCTTCTGGGCCGCCCTGGTGCTCTTCGGCGTGGGGTCCAGCCTCATCTTTCTGGGGGGCTACTTCAATCAAGTGCCCGAGCTGCCCTACCCGCCGTGTATGTAGACGGCTCTTCCACCGCCTCCGGGAGGAAACCGGGCGTGAAAAATCCAAGTTGCGGTCGCTACCGTAG
- the CE1H17orf107 gene encoding uncharacterized protein C17orf107 homolog, which yields MQGTPSSLETLLWVYHFHSSTEVALQPPLPSSLELAVAAAHEFLEQRFRELESLESQRAHAPKPTLGLVLREAAASVVSFGATLFEISALWLQQEVRRLDGGAGSSGPARGAGDPGGALARVARAAVRGARLAGAAAGTSARLALQGAWLCLCGRGLQGSASLLQQWRSQLGLGTPGEQRYSGDLQVASSGSAENGGSESAENGGSENPPPPQPRPAFQ from the exons atGCAGGGGACCCCCAGCTCCCTGGAGACCCTGCTGTGGGTCTACCACTTCCACAGCTCCACGGAG gtGGCCCTGCAGCCCCCGCTCCCGTCCTCCCTGGAACTCGCTGTGGCCGCGGCCCATGAATTTCTGGAGCAGAGGTTCAGGGAGCTCGAGTCCCTGGAGTCGCAGCGGGCGCATGCCCCGAAGCCCACCCTGGGGCTGGTGCTGAGAGAAGCCGCGGCCAGCGTCGTGAGCTTCGGCGCCACCTTGTTCGAG ATCTCCGCCCTGTGGCTGCAGCAGGAGGTGCGGCGGCTGGACGGCGGCGCCGGCAGCTCGGGCCCAGCCCGGGGCGCCGGGGATCCAGGCGGAGCGCTGGCCCGGGTGGCCCGGGCCGCGGTCCGGGGGGCGAGGCTCGCGGGGGCAGCGGCGGGCACTAGCGCCCGGCTCGCACTGCAGGGGGCGTGGCTGTGCCTGTGCGGGCGGGGCCTGCAGGGGTCCGCCTCCCTCCTGCAGCAGTGGCGAAGTCAGCTGGGCCTGGGGACCCCCGGGGAACAG AGATACTCTGGAGACCTCCAGGTGGCATCCAGTGGCAGCGCGGAGAACGGGGGATCAGAGAGCGCGGAGAACGGGGGATCAGAGAACCCACCGCCGCCGCAGCCCCGCCCCGCCTTCCAATAA